Proteins from a genomic interval of Fundulus heteroclitus isolate FHET01 chromosome 21, MU-UCD_Fhet_4.1, whole genome shotgun sequence:
- the palmdb gene encoding uncharacterized protein palmdb, whose translation METVEQSKLVMDCEMEGAVSDSPVHKINFTASDELAELKINVSESQEAIIRSPLTDVSKSTSLTDNSTCSETTLCTLIPCEEEENTLQLEQGHEELNRNESIHSSVSDTLSSADSVYENEAHCRRQDTREQDPDQEHESEQCVEAEIAPEPEQHRELEEDNCKVNMLEKEVEPETMEDFEISDYSQHEEALQPEQNIEIEQHSKLDHDPQQEMYNELGPEGEEIVNLYDVPYEHLAEYPDEGPEADEILFEQPFHEESPLEQCIREEAMSDASNESYHNPEDIDECLRVEIAAASSDSDTDEKWRAIFSSSINKEDDDSYLDNLQQSAQELFVQKVDETDYNDQERSNFEDVSIEVPTVPEVLEQPVTSAPKPPQEVKYSPFSLQSLSKISEDESENYRDANHNHSKLTANTNVDTTKKLPKDFCVIQETKSENVSTEHVDFQLARKQWREMEKQMKNKVVLPTSKHSNLQSSHSFMYTPVRNIERTPKKARDLESLNLVTDYSHTQFSPCSEDSGLDDSSYRSPYDDAETPIEREIRISMEREENLKRERGLARMGKSTDCAPSRSIPRSTSTPLTPSFIITSSPTKEPVKHEVSANNVIIVDPRNEFTPSPKFGKDNTSSRSGEWCSEENNSSLIILETSNLIIRSASEFSLNKACEEPQEKMFLNNPFFKLRSRSTISLVDEEIRMVKQREEELRKERANLYGKDMFNTESGLSNHMDTLTFDTSGIVPMKCKSSPSSPMKTTHRMDRSALSCDHRFPEDYTGGRRKSAMALRWEAGEFVKNN comes from the exons ATGGAAACAGTCGAACAATCAAAGCTGGTGATGGACTGTGAAATGGAGGGTGCTGTGTCTGATTCACCTGTGCATAAAATCAATTTTACTGCTAGTGATGAACTAGCTGAGTTAAAGATAAACGTATCAGAGTCTCAGGAAGCAATAATTAGGTCACCATTAACTGATGTTTCTAAAAGCACAAGTCTGACTGACAACAGTACCTGCTCTGAAACTACCCTTTGCACACTGATTCCCTGTGAGGAGGAAGAAAACACATTACAATTAGAGCAAGGGCATGAGGAGCTCAATCGAAATGAGTCAATCCACTCATCTGTGTCTGATACCCTATCAAGTGCTGACAGTGTTTATGAGAATGAGGCCCACTGTAGGCGGCAAGATACACGAGAGCAAGATCCGGATCAGGAGCATGAATCAGAGCAGTGTGTTGAGGCTGAAAtagcaccagaaccagaacagcatCGAGAGCTAGAGGAAGATAATTGTAAAGTAAACATGCTAGAGAAAGAAGTTGAACCAGAGACAATGGAGGATTTTGAAATATCAGATTACTCTCAGCATGAGGAAGCCCTTCAACCTGAGCAAAACATTGAGATTGAGCAACACTCTAAACTTGACCATGATCCTCAGCAGGAGATGTACAATGAACTTGGACCTGAAGGAGAAGAAATTGTTAATTTATATGACGTGCCCTATGAACATCTAGCTGAATATCCAGATGAAGGTCCAGAGGCTGATGAAATCCTTTTTGAACAACCTTTTCATGAAGAATCCCCATTAGAGCAGTGCATAAGAGAAGAAGCAATGTCAGATGCCTCAAATGAGTCTTATCATAACCCTGAAGATATTGATGAATGTTTGAGAGTTGAAATTGCAGCAGCTTCTTCTGATAGTGATACAGATGAAAAGTGGAGGGCAATTTTCTCCTCTTCCATAAATAAAGAAGACGATGACTCATATTTGGATAATCTTCAACAGAGTGCCCAAGAACTATTTGTTCAGAAAGTTGATGAGACAGACTATAATGATCAAGAGAGAAGCAACTTTGAAGATGTTAGTATTGAGGTACCAACGGTACCTGAAGTTTTGGAACAACCTGTGACTTCTGCTCCAAAGCCTCCACAAGAAGTTAAATACAGCCCTTTCAGCCTCCaatctttatcaaaaatatcTGAAGATGAAAGTGAAAATTACAGAGATGCCAATCATAACCACTCAAAACTTACAGCGAACACCAATGTGGACACAACCAAGAAGCTACCTAAGGACTTCTGTGTAATTCAGGAGACAAAGAGTGAAAATGTTAGTACAGAACATGTAGACTTCCAGCTAGCTCGCAAACAATGGCGAGAAATggagaaacaaatgaaaaataaggTTGTCTTACCTACAAGCAAGCACTCAAACCTTCAAAGCAGCCACAGCTTCATGTATACACCAGTTCGCAACATTGAAAGGACTCCCAAGAAAGCGCGGGATCTGGAGAGTTTAAACCTGGTCACTGATTATTCTCACACTCAATTCAGTCCTTGCTCAGAGGATTCTGGCCTGGATGATTCCAGTTACAGGTCCCCCTATGATGATGCCGAAACACCAATTGAAAGGGAGATTCGTATATCAATGGAGAGGGAGGAAAACttgaaaagagagaggggaCTTGCCAGGATGGGAAAATCAACTGATTGTGCTCCATCACGAAGTATTCCTCGATCCACAAGTACTCCACTGACTCCATCATTTATTATAACCTCCTCACCCACTAAAGAACCAGTGAAGCATGAGGTCTCTGCAAACAATGTTATAATTGTAGACCCAAGAAATGAATTCACCCCAAGCCCAAAATTTGGCAAAGACAACACATCTTCCAGGTCCGGAGAATGGTGTTCTGAAGAAAACAATTCCAGTCTAATTATCCTTGAAACATCCAATCTGATCATTCGAAGTGCCTCTGAGTTCTCCCTAAATAAAGCCTGTGAAGAGCCCCAGGAAAAAATGTTCCTGAACAACCCCTTCTTCAAACTGCGTTCAAGAAGCACAATATCCTTGGTAGATGAAGAGATAAGGATGGTGAAGCAGAGGGAGGAAGAGCTTAGGAAGGAGAGGGCAAACCTTTATGGTAAAGACATGTTCAACACGGAAAGTGGCCTATCAAATCACATGGACACTTTGACATTTGATACCTCAG GTATTGTACCCATGAAGTGCAAGTCCTCTCCATCATCACCAATGAAAACAACCCACAGGATGGATCGTTCTGCCCTATCCTGTGATCACAGG tttcctgaggactATACTGGAGGAAGACGGAAGAGTGCCATGGCTCTGCGCTGGGAGGCAGGCGAGTTCGTTAAAAACAACTGA